A genomic region of Mesobacillus jeotgali contains the following coding sequences:
- a CDS encoding amino acid ABC transporter ATP-binding protein — protein MIKVQNLHKSFGKLEVLKGISTTIENGEVVAIIGPSGSGKSTFLRCLNLLEQPTSGQIFIGSDDITNKKTNIMKVRENVGMVFQHFHLFPHMTVLQNITYAPIKVKGLAKAEAEKHGMELLKKVGLSEKANEYPNRLSGGQKQRVAIARALAMNPEVMLFDEPTSALDPEMVKEVLEVMKSLAHTGMTMAIVTHEMGFAREVADRVLFLDGGVLVEDAPPAEFFSSPKSSRAKEFLEKML, from the coding sequence GTGATTAAGGTACAAAATCTTCATAAATCATTCGGCAAGCTGGAAGTTTTAAAAGGGATATCAACCACAATCGAAAACGGTGAGGTTGTTGCCATCATCGGACCATCAGGTTCAGGGAAATCGACTTTCCTCCGCTGTTTGAATCTGCTTGAGCAGCCGACAAGCGGCCAGATCTTTATTGGTTCAGATGATATAACCAACAAGAAAACGAACATCATGAAAGTCCGCGAAAATGTCGGGATGGTGTTCCAGCACTTTCATCTCTTCCCGCATATGACCGTATTGCAAAACATCACATATGCGCCGATTAAGGTTAAAGGATTGGCAAAAGCTGAAGCTGAAAAGCATGGAATGGAGCTTCTTAAAAAGGTTGGTCTTTCCGAAAAGGCAAATGAATATCCAAACAGGCTTTCAGGAGGCCAAAAACAGCGTGTAGCAATTGCCCGGGCACTTGCAATGAACCCCGAAGTCATGCTGTTCGATGAACCAACCTCTGCATTGGATCCCGAAATGGTCAAAGAGGTGCTTGAGGTTATGAAGTCCCTCGCTCATACCGGTATGACAATGGCAATCGTGACCCATGAAATGGGCTTTGCCCGTGAAGTCGCCGATCGAGTGCTTTTCCTGGATGGCGGAGTATTAGTCGAGGATGCCCCTCCAGCAGAATTCTTCAGCAGCCCAAAGAGCAGCAGAGCAAAAGAGTTCCTGGAAAAAATGCTGTAA
- a CDS encoding amino acid ABC transporter permease produces the protein MNLDFTAILPSLPYILKGIGVTLKIVIVAGLLGFAFGIVLAIFKISKSKALNWFADAYTSIFRGTPLILQLMIIYYGLPQLIGFEIASYTAAVAAFSLNSAAYISEIIRAGILAVDKGQKEAAMALGVPGERMMRDIILPQAMKNILPALMNEFITLTKESAIVTVIAVDDIMRRSYIVGGDQYRFFEPLIFAGLIYYVLVISLTMIGKVVERRLRQSD, from the coding sequence ATGAATCTTGATTTTACCGCCATCCTTCCTTCATTGCCATATATTTTGAAGGGAATCGGCGTCACTTTGAAAATAGTAATTGTAGCAGGTCTGCTAGGCTTTGCGTTTGGAATTGTCCTGGCGATTTTTAAAATCAGTAAATCCAAGGCACTTAATTGGTTTGCGGATGCCTATACATCGATTTTCCGTGGAACCCCGTTAATTCTCCAATTGATGATCATCTATTATGGGCTGCCCCAGCTTATTGGATTCGAGATTGCTTCCTATACAGCTGCTGTAGCAGCATTCTCCTTAAACTCTGCAGCCTATATTTCAGAAATCATCAGGGCTGGGATTTTGGCGGTCGATAAAGGCCAAAAAGAAGCCGCAATGGCACTGGGCGTTCCTGGAGAGAGAATGATGCGTGACATCATCCTGCCTCAGGCGATGAAAAACATCCTGCCGGCACTGATGAATGAATTCATCACACTTACAAAGGAATCAGCGATCGTTACCGTCATTGCGGTGGATGATATTATGCGCAGATCCTATATCGTCGGCGGAGATCAATACAGATTTTTTGAACCGCTGATTTTTGCTGGGCTTATTTATTACGTATTGGTCATCTCCTTGACAATGATTGGCAAGGTAGTGGAAAGGAGATTGAGACAAAGTGATTAA
- a CDS encoding transporter substrate-binding domain-containing protein, translated as MKKKIAVLLMSILLMGVLAACGTSTEKTSGDGGEEKKVLKMGTSADYPPFEYVETATSDEIIGFDVDLANLIANELGYEVEITDMDFNGLIGALQAERVDFVMAGMTPTPERKKNVDFTDVYYTAKHMIVSSKDSNIKSIEDLEGKTVGVQLSSIQEEEAEKIAETVEIKIEKRTRIPELVQEIKAGRIDAAIIEDTVAEGYFKNNADLDGFTIEDGNEEEAGSAIAFPKGSKLTEEFNKVLKEKMENGEVDKLIVKWFGGEK; from the coding sequence ATGAAAAAGAAAATTGCAGTTTTATTGATGAGCATCTTATTAATGGGAGTTCTCGCGGCATGCGGGACAAGCACTGAAAAAACTTCAGGCGACGGTGGAGAAGAAAAGAAAGTCCTTAAAATGGGAACTTCAGCTGACTATCCGCCATTTGAATACGTGGAAACAGCTACAAGTGATGAAATCATTGGTTTTGACGTAGATCTGGCAAATCTGATTGCAAATGAATTAGGGTATGAAGTAGAAATCACCGATATGGATTTTAACGGACTTATCGGTGCACTTCAGGCTGAGCGTGTTGACTTTGTCATGGCAGGAATGACTCCAACTCCTGAACGTAAAAAGAACGTAGACTTCACAGATGTTTACTATACAGCGAAGCACATGATTGTTTCTTCAAAAGACAGCAACATCAAGTCAATTGAAGATCTTGAAGGTAAAACAGTTGGTGTCCAGCTTTCATCCATCCAGGAAGAAGAAGCTGAGAAAATTGCTGAAACAGTGGAAATTAAGATTGAGAAACGCACAAGAATTCCTGAATTGGTCCAGGAAATCAAAGCTGGACGCATTGATGCAGCAATTATCGAAGATACAGTAGCAGAGGGATACTTCAAGAATAATGCTGATCTTGATGGCTTTACGATTGAAGATGGAAACGAAGAAGAAGCTGGTTCAGCGATTGCCTTCCCTAAAGGAAGCAAGCTTACTGAAGAATTTAACAAGGTTCTGAAAGAAAAAATGGAAAATGGCGAAGTAGACAAGTTAATCGTTAAATGGTTTGGCGGAGAAAAGTAA
- a CDS encoding BrxA/BrxB family bacilliredoxin, with the protein MSMDFNFFMNDVVRQARQEIGAAGYTELTTSEEVEQALAKEGTTLVMVNSVCGCAGGIARPAAAHAVHYDKRPDHLVTVFAGQDKEATEKARSYFTGYPPSSPSFALLKDGKLCTMVERHEIEGHDPMQVVNKLQNAFEEYCEEV; encoded by the coding sequence ATGAGCATGGATTTCAATTTTTTCATGAATGATGTAGTCCGCCAGGCTCGCCAGGAAATTGGGGCAGCTGGATATACAGAATTAACAACGAGCGAGGAAGTAGAACAAGCATTGGCTAAAGAAGGCACAACACTTGTCATGGTTAACTCAGTTTGCGGTTGCGCCGGAGGTATTGCCCGTCCTGCAGCAGCACATGCTGTTCATTATGATAAGCGCCCAGATCATCTAGTGACTGTTTTCGCGGGACAGGATAAGGAAGCGACAGAAAAAGCACGTAGCTATTTTACTGGCTATCCGCCATCATCCCCATCTTTCGCATTGCTTAAGGACGGGAAACTTTGCACAATGGTCGAACGCCACGAAATCGAAGGCCACGATCCGATGCAGGTAGTGAACAAACTGCAAAACGCATTCGAAGAATATTGCGAAGAAGTATAA
- the meaB gene encoding methylmalonyl Co-A mutase-associated GTPase MeaB, which yields MADEKKPEWFDPDKADSFSSVVKPGVSGGNAEKPAAKAGRFVKKKNLRKLDPDSLAKDIKAGDRTALAKGITLIESNAEHDFQTAQSLLQKLLPDSGHSIRIGITGVPGAGKSSFIESFGSYLCDMGHKVAVLAVDPTSSLTGGSILGDKTRMEKLARNPRAFIRPSPSGGKLGGVHRKTRETMLLCEASGFDVILVETVGVGQSEVIVRDMVDFFMLLVLTGAGDELQGMKKGIMELADAVIVNKADGPNEQTAIKTKEEYNRILHFLQPATKGWQTAAMTSSALQSKGIDEIWKTISAFESLTRKSGIFDERRRFQTKEWLNDMIIDQLQAHFFHNPAIKNLLPKVENEVISGNRPVASGVEELFRAFFGDEN from the coding sequence ATGGCTGATGAGAAAAAGCCGGAATGGTTCGATCCCGATAAGGCTGATTCGTTTTCAAGTGTAGTGAAGCCTGGAGTGTCGGGCGGAAATGCCGAAAAGCCGGCAGCAAAAGCCGGGCGTTTCGTTAAAAAAAAGAATTTACGCAAACTGGATCCAGATTCGCTTGCTAAAGACATCAAAGCAGGGGACAGGACAGCGCTGGCAAAAGGAATTACATTGATTGAAAGCAATGCGGAGCATGATTTTCAGACGGCACAATCCCTCTTACAAAAGCTGCTGCCTGACTCGGGACATTCGATCAGGATTGGCATTACAGGCGTGCCGGGTGCTGGCAAGAGTAGTTTTATCGAGAGCTTTGGCAGCTATCTGTGCGACATGGGTCATAAGGTTGCAGTTCTGGCTGTGGACCCTACCTCCAGCCTGACTGGAGGCAGCATCCTTGGCGATAAGACGAGGATGGAAAAGCTTGCGAGAAATCCGAGAGCATTCATTCGACCATCACCTTCTGGTGGAAAGCTTGGTGGTGTCCACCGCAAAACGCGGGAAACAATGCTATTATGTGAAGCTTCCGGGTTCGATGTCATTCTTGTTGAAACGGTTGGGGTTGGTCAAAGTGAAGTCATCGTCAGGGATATGGTCGATTTCTTCATGCTTCTCGTACTGACTGGTGCCGGTGATGAACTTCAGGGGATGAAGAAAGGAATCATGGAGCTTGCAGATGCAGTCATAGTGAATAAAGCGGATGGTCCAAACGAACAAACAGCGATAAAGACTAAAGAAGAGTATAATCGTATCCTGCATTTCCTGCAGCCAGCGACAAAAGGCTGGCAGACAGCTGCTATGACGAGTTCAGCACTACAGAGCAAAGGAATTGATGAGATTTGGAAAACAATCTCAGCCTTTGAGAGCTTAACGAGAAAAAGTGGAATTTTTGATGAAAGAAGAAGATTCCAGACAAAAGAGTGGCTGAATGATATGATCATCGATCAGCTACAGGCGCATTTCTTTCATAACCCAGCAATAAAGAACTTGCTTCCTAAGGTGGAAAATGAAGTCATCTCGGGAAACAGGCCAGTAGCTTCAGGTGTCGAGGAGTTATTTAGAGCTTTTTTTGGAGATGAAAATTAA
- the scpA gene encoding methylmalonyl-CoA mutase: MQKPDFTKVCLFAEEKEVSKEKVDHHIQQNIDDLLFETNEQIKVKPVYTKEDVTSSEHMAGMPGLPPYTRGPYPAMYVNRPWTVRQYAGFSTAEESNAFYRRNLAMGQKGLSVAFDLATHRGYDSDHPRVEGDVGKAGVAIDSILDMKILFDGIPLDQMSVSMTMNGAVLPIMAFFIVTAEEQGVTQDQLSGTIQNDILKEYMVRNTYIYPPEMSMKIIADIFEYTSKYMPKFNSISISGYHMQEAGAPADIELAYTLADGLEYVRTGLQAGIDIDSFAPRLSFFWAIGMNYFMEVAKMRAARFIWAKMIKTFNPKNEKSMALRTHSQTSGWSLTEQDPYNNVIRTLIEAHAAAMGHTQSLHTNALDEAIALPTDFSARIARNTQLFLQEETGITKVIDPWAGSYYVESLTNSLIERAWEHIEEIESLGGMAKAIETGLPKMRIEEAAARRQAQIDSGKETIIGVNKYKLDQEDPLEILDIDNTAVRAKQLERLKQLKENRDDEKAEAALNELARVAETGEGNLLEYAVRAARARATLGEISDAIEKAAGRHKAVIRSVSGVYSTAFTNGEEIAEVQQMTQEFLENEGRRPRIMIAKMGQDGHDRGAKVISTAFADLGFDVDIGPLFQTPEETAIQAVENDVHAIGISSLAAGHKTLLPQLVKELEKLGREDIVVIVGGVIPAQDYQFLYDNGASAIFGPGTVIPVAAQKVLRTIYERLGYEEVSS; encoded by the coding sequence AGTCAGCAAGGAAAAAGTGGATCACCACATTCAGCAAAACATCGATGATCTGTTATTTGAAACGAATGAGCAGATCAAGGTTAAGCCAGTGTACACAAAAGAAGATGTAACATCATCGGAACATATGGCAGGCATGCCCGGCCTCCCACCCTATACAAGGGGACCATATCCAGCGATGTATGTGAACCGTCCATGGACGGTAAGACAGTATGCAGGTTTTTCGACTGCAGAAGAAAGCAACGCATTTTACAGGCGAAACCTTGCGATGGGGCAAAAAGGTTTGTCTGTTGCCTTTGACCTGGCAACACACCGGGGCTATGATTCTGACCATCCTCGGGTCGAGGGTGACGTCGGGAAAGCCGGAGTTGCAATTGATTCTATTTTAGATATGAAAATTCTGTTTGACGGTATCCCGCTCGACCAGATGTCTGTATCCATGACAATGAATGGTGCGGTCCTGCCAATCATGGCGTTTTTCATCGTGACTGCCGAGGAACAGGGTGTGACACAGGATCAATTATCCGGAACGATTCAGAATGACATCCTGAAGGAGTATATGGTCAGGAACACGTACATATATCCACCCGAAATGTCTATGAAAATCATTGCCGATATTTTTGAGTATACTTCCAAATATATGCCGAAATTCAATTCTATCAGTATTTCAGGCTATCATATGCAGGAAGCTGGTGCTCCCGCGGATATCGAATTGGCGTACACTCTTGCGGATGGTCTTGAATATGTGAGAACCGGTCTTCAGGCTGGCATTGATATTGATTCATTCGCACCACGCTTAAGCTTCTTCTGGGCGATTGGCATGAACTATTTCATGGAAGTAGCCAAAATGAGGGCTGCCCGCTTTATCTGGGCAAAAATGATTAAGACATTCAATCCAAAAAATGAAAAGTCGATGGCATTGAGAACTCATTCGCAAACATCTGGTTGGAGTCTGACCGAACAGGATCCTTATAATAATGTAATCCGGACATTAATCGAAGCACATGCAGCAGCCATGGGGCATACCCAATCACTGCATACGAATGCACTTGATGAAGCCATCGCTCTGCCGACTGATTTTTCAGCGCGCATCGCCCGTAATACTCAACTATTTCTTCAGGAAGAAACCGGGATTACAAAGGTCATCGATCCATGGGCAGGCAGTTACTATGTTGAAAGCTTGACCAATTCACTCATCGAGCGTGCCTGGGAGCATATCGAAGAAATTGAAAGTCTTGGCGGGATGGCGAAAGCAATTGAAACCGGTCTTCCAAAAATGCGCATCGAAGAAGCTGCAGCAAGGAGACAGGCTCAGATCGACTCTGGAAAAGAAACGATCATCGGCGTGAATAAATATAAACTGGATCAAGAGGATCCTCTGGAAATCCTCGATATTGATAATACAGCCGTTAGAGCGAAGCAGCTTGAAAGGTTAAAGCAGCTGAAAGAAAACCGTGATGATGAAAAAGCTGAAGCCGCTTTAAATGAGTTAGCCAGGGTGGCAGAAACAGGAGAAGGCAACCTGCTGGAATATGCCGTAAGGGCGGCTCGAGCAAGGGCGACACTTGGGGAAATTTCAGATGCAATTGAAAAGGCAGCTGGAAGGCATAAAGCAGTTATTCGTTCAGTCAGCGGAGTATACAGCACAGCCTTCACAAATGGTGAGGAAATTGCCGAAGTCCAGCAAATGACACAGGAGTTCCTTGAAAATGAGGGACGCAGGCCCCGCATCATGATTGCGAAAATGGGACAGGATGGACATGACCGCGGAGCAAAGGTCATTTCAACCGCTTTTGCTGATTTAGGATTTGATGTGGATATTGGCCCGCTTTTCCAAACGCCTGAAGAAACAGCGATCCAGGCAGTTGAAAATGATGTCCATGCGATTGGAATCAGCTCTTTGGCAGCTGGACATAAAACACTTTTGCCGCAGCTTGTGAAGGAGCTGGAAAAATTAGGCCGCGAGGATATTGTCGTGATTGTCGGCGGGGTTATCCCGGCTCAGGATTATCAATTCTTGTATGATAATGGAGCAAGTGCGATTTTTGGTCCCGGAACGGTCATTCCTGTTGCGGCGCAGAAGGTTTTACGGACTATTTATGAGCGTTTGGGCTATGAGGAAGTGTCTAGCTAA